In Candidatus Kapaibacterium sp., one genomic interval encodes:
- a CDS encoding choice-of-anchor D domain-containing protein: protein MKRLFTLLIIFCTFNSVFSQTDDELLQSLPEFVKGSNYGTEFWLTIPPGLTDNSTTGDFVKLFVASPWDSKITVTVAGKGFTRNINLAANTPDVISILPEIAQAYLKTAFDPVVESNIFRNSAIKVVSDNPITLFVVVRYKQSSEGCLALPVSALGTEYQIASYGDASQYYPTYNSFPSLAGIVAPFDGTEVTFEMGGTASSSTSDGLTPGEKVTKTLNSGDVWLFSSMGRNSDLSGSKVSSNLPVSVLTANQCSNVPMENKQCGYILEQMLPTKFWSTNYMISKFPGRKYSPLLRVFASQNNTNININGIPAATINTAGGILGEGFIEIRPDSDFKTGKGDNLKSDKPTMVIMYNTGVVEDGLPLPSGAPFMSILGADVHSQSNVRFILPGLPNDSKFNSNYLTLVTETNVESEIPDDIYVGHYDGTQFQKSKIKDMNPLITGDFYSDGEKDKMQITVKLPDYGTFDVSSDEHKFMAYLIGNNEKESYGYPAGLKLASGLHPEDTLAPEVTWSIDCMGIISGKTTDLPKDASVRSNLAGVIYYSNKSENIIKDEFDKIIPGKTSEMNWKLRVQDINDDAIAVLSFWDQSLNTRDVVIRYTAPKIAAKPAHEFFGSMKQYETSRRTISIKNNSDSAFALKDIRLKSGTMGFEITNKPDMPTDIQSKQELEVEVLFTASGNGVFIDSVGYVGDCGAVYLAHIEAVVGNPVIEVPDVSFGDVTMGKSKTITAVINNTGVSDLQVFGFTEPVNDVFEVEIEHDFSKSPLIIAPNQHYSFKIHFTPIAEATYSDEIIFSSDATTKDSVCRIINSRGVKPGLVAESFDWNKRRIHRFDFPAGPYAVDNESGGLSIRNTGDAPITIRQVEQIDELNGESFEFNRLQFNNLTINAGSEHVFDVRFRPETLGNHKLTLIFTDSFGNQTKSELAGFGVAPKIRNTILDFDTVPVRSYSTPKKIKLKVENLGYSEWEFADTLMIYDFQFDSDEISTIKNEYGSQGFNIDMDIVPIPTKLAPGEFILIDVYFVPENEGSYSSEIIVVGDALEQGKITLLGYGLSKEISVQGGSGKACSNSSDVIISTVRNNGTQDVQIAPLRFKEAVPEFTFANATDVEGFNLSPGQMRSVEVLYTPTTNSNSVAEIIYADLNDLTNAKSAKLFGEVILYTANIKISPIEQSVDIGSEFTVKANFNSNIDFEKADLNEFIVSIKYDAQILKPTENFIVPSDLLKGRFEIQAVPGASSPGLYQFKVRSLGAYSLTGAGELFEMSFDAYYPNSLMKYSLIEIEATPVNNYCAELAPTPAKINIKPVCADDLRQFEMSDLRYKFSSVSPNPVTNSTMVLNFTLAIDAHTTIKLTNSLGKVIETTLDSHLSKGDYELNINLNDISSGVYFIEIQSGPYSETQQIMIAK, encoded by the coding sequence ATGAAGCGATTATTTACACTTTTGATTATTTTCTGCACTTTCAACTCAGTCTTTTCACAGACTGATGATGAACTTTTGCAGTCATTGCCCGAATTTGTCAAAGGCAGTAACTATGGTACTGAGTTTTGGCTGACAATTCCTCCGGGTTTGACAGATAATTCAACTACGGGCGATTTTGTCAAATTATTCGTTGCATCGCCTTGGGACAGCAAAATTACTGTAACTGTCGCCGGCAAAGGCTTTACTCGCAATATCAACTTAGCAGCTAACACTCCCGATGTCATTTCCATTTTACCCGAAATTGCCCAAGCTTATTTAAAAACTGCATTTGACCCTGTAGTCGAAAGCAATATTTTCCGAAATAGTGCAATCAAAGTGGTTTCTGATAATCCGATTACACTTTTTGTTGTGGTACGATATAAGCAATCTTCAGAAGGTTGTTTGGCATTGCCCGTCTCAGCTTTAGGCACAGAATACCAAATAGCATCATACGGTGATGCTTCGCAATATTATCCGACATATAATTCTTTCCCATCTCTCGCCGGTATCGTAGCACCTTTCGACGGAACGGAAGTTACATTTGAAATGGGTGGAACGGCATCTTCATCAACATCTGATGGGCTTACACCAGGCGAAAAAGTCACGAAAACATTAAACAGCGGCGACGTATGGCTATTTTCATCTATGGGTCGCAATAGTGACCTGAGCGGTAGCAAAGTCTCGTCCAATTTGCCTGTTTCAGTCCTTACAGCAAACCAATGCTCAAATGTACCGATGGAAAATAAGCAATGTGGTTACATTTTGGAACAAATGCTGCCTACAAAATTTTGGTCAACCAATTACATGATTTCAAAATTCCCGGGGCGAAAGTATAGTCCTTTGCTGCGGGTGTTTGCATCGCAAAACAACACAAATATCAACATAAACGGAATTCCTGCGGCAACGATTAATACAGCAGGTGGTATTTTGGGCGAAGGATTTATCGAGATTCGCCCCGATAGCGATTTCAAAACCGGAAAAGGCGATAACCTTAAATCCGACAAACCAACTATGGTCATCATGTACAATACCGGTGTCGTCGAGGACGGTTTGCCATTGCCTTCGGGTGCTCCATTTATGTCAATATTGGGTGCTGATGTTCATTCTCAAAGCAATGTGCGTTTCATTTTGCCCGGATTGCCAAACGATTCAAAATTCAATTCCAATTATTTGACCTTAGTTACCGAAACCAATGTTGAGTCTGAAATTCCGGACGATATTTACGTAGGGCATTACGACGGAACCCAATTCCAAAAATCGAAAATCAAGGATATGAATCCCCTTATTACGGGCGATTTCTATTCCGATGGCGAAAAAGACAAGATGCAAATTACGGTGAAGTTGCCTGATTATGGCACTTTTGATGTCAGTTCCGATGAACATAAATTTATGGCTTATTTGATTGGCAATAACGAAAAAGAATCATACGGCTATCCCGCAGGGCTCAAACTTGCGTCAGGATTGCACCCCGAAGACACTCTTGCACCCGAGGTTACGTGGAGCATAGATTGCATGGGTATCATTAGCGGCAAGACTACAGATTTGCCAAAAGATGCCTCAGTGAGGTCTAATCTTGCAGGTGTAATATATTATTCCAATAAGTCTGAAAATATTATTAAAGATGAATTTGACAAAATTATTCCCGGCAAAACATCGGAAATGAATTGGAAATTGAGAGTGCAAGATATTAATGATGATGCTATCGCAGTACTTAGTTTCTGGGACCAATCTCTGAATACTCGCGATGTTGTCATCAGATATACTGCTCCAAAAATTGCAGCCAAACCGGCTCATGAATTTTTTGGCTCGATGAAGCAATATGAAACAAGCCGCAGAACAATTAGTATAAAAAATAATTCTGATTCTGCTTTCGCGCTCAAAGACATTAGACTTAAATCCGGTACAATGGGATTTGAAATCACGAATAAACCCGATATGCCCACAGATATTCAATCAAAGCAAGAGCTTGAAGTAGAAGTCTTATTTACAGCATCAGGGAATGGTGTTTTTATAGATTCAGTCGGATATGTTGGCGATTGCGGTGCTGTATATTTGGCTCATATCGAAGCAGTCGTGGGTAATCCCGTTATCGAAGTGCCGGATGTTTCTTTTGGCGATGTAACTATGGGTAAAAGCAAGACAATTACGGCGGTAATCAATAATACAGGTGTTTCGGATTTGCAAGTTTTTGGTTTTACTGAACCCGTCAACGATGTTTTTGAAGTGGAAATCGAACATGATTTCTCGAAATCTCCGCTAATTATTGCTCCAAATCAGCATTATTCCTTCAAGATTCATTTTACTCCAATTGCTGAAGCTACTTACAGTGATGAAATAATTTTCTCGAGTGATGCCACAACTAAAGATAGTGTTTGCAGGATAATCAACTCAAGAGGCGTGAAGCCCGGTTTGGTAGCCGAATCTTTCGATTGGAACAAACGTCGCATACACAGATTCGATTTCCCGGCAGGTCCTTACGCAGTCGATAATGAATCAGGTGGTTTAAGTATCCGTAATACCGGCGACGCTCCGATTACAATTCGCCAAGTTGAGCAAATTGATGAACTAAATGGTGAATCATTTGAGTTTAACCGCCTGCAATTCAACAATTTGACAATTAATGCAGGCTCCGAACATGTATTTGATGTCAGATTCCGCCCCGAAACATTAGGCAATCATAAGCTGACATTAATTTTTACCGACTCTTTTGGCAATCAAACTAAGTCAGAATTAGCGGGATTCGGTGTAGCTCCCAAAATTCGCAATACGATTTTGGATTTTGACACTGTTCCGGTCAGAAGCTATTCTACACCTAAGAAAATCAAATTGAAAGTTGAAAATTTGGGCTATTCCGAATGGGAATTTGCAGATACTTTGATGATTTACGATTTTCAATTCGACAGCGATGAAATTTCAACGATTAAAAATGAATACGGTTCGCAAGGTTTCAATATTGATATGGATATAGTTCCAATTCCGACAAAGTTAGCTCCGGGTGAATTTATATTGATTGATGTTTATTTCGTACCCGAAAACGAAGGCTCGTACAGCTCTGAAATTATAGTGGTGGGCGATGCCTTAGAGCAAGGCAAAATCACTCTTTTGGGATATGGATTAAGTAAAGAAATTAGCGTGCAGGGCGGCTCGGGCAAGGCATGTTCAAATTCGTCAGATGTAATTATCAGTACTGTACGCAATAATGGCACCCAAGACGTTCAAATTGCTCCACTCCGCTTCAAAGAAGCCGTTCCGGAATTTACTTTTGCGAATGCAACAGATGTCGAAGGGTTCAATTTGTCGCCCGGTCAAATGCGTTCTGTAGAAGTTTTATATACTCCAACCACGAATTCCAATTCAGTTGCTGAAATTATTTATGCTGATTTGAATGATTTGACAAATGCGAAATCTGCCAAATTATTTGGCGAAGTGATACTTTATACCGCCAATATAAAAATTTCACCGATTGAGCAATCTGTGGATATCGGTTCAGAATTTACAGTAAAAGCTAATTTCAATTCAAACATTGATTTTGAAAAAGCAGATTTGAACGAATTCATTGTCAGTATCAAATATGACGCTCAAATTCTGAAACCGACTGAAAATTTCATCGTTCCTTCGGATTTATTGAAGGGGAGATTTGAAATTCAAGCGGTCCCGGGTGCTTCAAGCCCGGGACTATACCAATTTAAAGTGCGTTCTTTGGGTGCATATTCATTGACAGGTGCTGGTGAATTATTCGAAATGTCCTTTGATGCCTATTATCCAAATAGTTTAATGAAATATTCACTAATCGAAATCGAAGCGACACCTGTAAATAATTATTGTGCAGAATTGGCACCAACTCCTGCCAAAATCAATATCAAACCGGTTTGTGCCGATGATTTGAGACAATTTGAAATGTCCGACCTGAGATATAAATTCTCAAGCGTCAGTCCAAATCCCGTTACAAACAGTACTATGGTTTTGAATTTTACCTTGGCAATTGATGCCCATACAACAATTAAACTGACAAATTCATTGGGCAAAGTAATTGAAACGACACTTGACAGCCATTTATCGAAAGGTGATTACGAACTGAATATCAATCTAAATGACATCAGTTCGGGTGTTTACTTTATCGAAATTCAATCAGGACCATACTCGGAAACGCAACAAATTATGATTGCGAAGTAA
- a CDS encoding Gfo/Idh/MocA family oxidoreductase has product MTEVKIGLIGSGEIAQNFHLPILHRLPNVKVIAIHDKNITKAKLIAEKYEIPYVCETLGEILAIDELDAVDICTSTDAHCDIALAAIAAKKNALIEKPIARNYEEAKMIEEALVGSKCKVMIGTNQRFRYDAKMLKNYVQMGEIGEVFYVQGSWLQQKRGSEWRHQIEKSGGGVLVDLGISLIDSLLWITGFPEVEAVNASMFKHKTKTVEDVCIANVRFKNQSIATLEISWSLFSSRSNFAFNVYGSQGAAKINPLRLFKSNGDVFEPIGNAETLSNITIHRKSFESEIKHFVNSILGFGPIISTVSEAVQTMRIIDAMYLSAQTNQEVKLS; this is encoded by the coding sequence ATGACAGAAGTTAAAATTGGATTAATTGGTTCAGGGGAAATCGCACAAAATTTCCACTTGCCGATACTGCACCGCTTGCCAAATGTAAAAGTTATTGCCATTCACGACAAAAATATCACAAAGGCTAAACTAATTGCTGAAAAATATGAAATACCTTATGTATGCGAAACTTTGGGAGAAATTCTCGCAATAGATGAATTAGATGCCGTTGATATTTGCACATCTACTGATGCTCACTGCGATATTGCATTAGCTGCGATTGCAGCCAAAAAAAATGCTCTAATCGAAAAGCCGATTGCCCGCAATTACGAAGAAGCCAAAATGATTGAAGAGGCTCTCGTGGGCTCGAAATGCAAAGTTATGATTGGTACAAATCAACGATTCCGTTATGATGCTAAAATGCTCAAAAACTATGTCCAAATGGGCGAAATTGGCGAAGTATTCTATGTACAAGGTAGTTGGTTGCAACAAAAACGAGGCTCGGAATGGAGACATCAAATCGAAAAATCCGGAGGTGGAGTTTTGGTTGATTTGGGTATATCGTTGATTGATTCCTTGCTTTGGATTACGGGATTTCCTGAAGTCGAGGCTGTTAATGCTTCGATGTTCAAACACAAAACAAAAACAGTCGAGGACGTTTGCATTGCTAATGTCAGATTTAAAAATCAGAGCATCGCAACGTTGGAAATCAGTTGGTCACTCTTTAGTAGTCGAAGCAATTTCGCATTTAACGTTTACGGGAGTCAAGGTGCCGCAAAAATTAATCCTTTGAGATTGTTCAAGAGCAATGGCGATGTTTTCGAGCCGATTGGCAATGCCGAGACACTCTCAAATATCACTATTCATAGAAAATCATTTGAAAGCGAAATCAAACATTTTGTAAATTCGATTTTGGGATTTGGACCAATAATTTCAACTGTCTCCGAAGCTGTTCAAACTATGAGAATTATTGATGCAATGTATTTGTCGGCACAAACGAACCAAGAAGTTAAACTAAGCTAA
- a CDS encoding glycosyltransferase family 9 protein, with protein sequence MKSLSNPKIFLIRLSSIGDIILTTALIRMIRNSLPEHELYYITDDKYSSILRYNRHLNGIIVYNKSMNVAETINFGRQLNPEMTENDFVIDLHNNLRTSLIKFFLKAKKVSVSKNRIFKLALTTFQKNISGNHLSIPQLYFDTASKVLKLNDDGLGLEFWLESDKAAGKYLPHERQQAVSDTPKITIAPGATYFTKRWLPENFLMAAQMLNKKFNAEISLVGGDSDIELCQYIEENFKQGAISNHAGKLDLVQSATIVRESDLLLTNDTGMMHIAAAMQTPVVAIFGSSVKDLGFVPYRTPSVVIESELDCRPCSHIGRSSCPKGHFNCMKSILPAHVVTNIAQLLRI encoded by the coding sequence ATGAAATCATTGAGTAATCCAAAAATATTTCTTATAAGATTGAGTTCGATTGGCGATATTATTCTTACGACGGCTCTAATCCGAATGATTCGGAATTCGCTTCCCGAACACGAGCTATATTACATTACCGATGATAAATATAGCTCGATACTTAGATATAATCGCCATTTGAACGGAATAATCGTTTATAACAAGTCAATGAATGTCGCAGAGACTATCAATTTTGGAAGACAATTAAACCCCGAAATGACCGAAAATGATTTTGTGATAGATTTGCATAATAATTTGCGAACCTCGCTTATCAAATTTTTCCTGAAGGCAAAAAAAGTATCAGTCTCCAAAAATAGAATTTTCAAACTTGCACTGACCACATTTCAAAAGAATATTAGTGGAAATCATTTGAGTATTCCGCAGCTTTATTTTGATACAGCCTCAAAAGTGCTTAAACTTAATGATGATGGATTAGGATTGGAGTTTTGGCTCGAAAGCGACAAAGCCGCAGGGAAATACTTACCACATGAACGTCAGCAAGCAGTTTCGGATACGCCGAAAATTACGATTGCACCCGGAGCGACATACTTCACGAAACGCTGGCTACCGGAAAATTTTCTTATGGCAGCTCAAATGCTGAATAAAAAATTCAACGCCGAAATTTCATTGGTTGGTGGCGATTCCGACATCGAATTGTGCCAATATATCGAAGAAAATTTCAAGCAGGGCGCAATTTCCAATCATGCCGGAAAATTAGACCTTGTGCAAAGCGCCACAATCGTTCGCGAGAGTGATTTGCTTCTGACTAACGACACAGGAATGATGCACATTGCTGCAGCCATGCAAACGCCTGTTGTAGCGATATTCGGCTCTTCTGTAAAAGATTTGGGATTTGTTCCTTATCGAACTCCAAGTGTTGTGATTGAAAGCGAATTAGATTGCCGTCCATGTTCGCATATTGGCAGGAGTTCATGTCCAAAGGGTCATTTCAATTGTATGAAATCAATTTTACCCGCACACGTTGTCACAAATATCGCTCAATTACTCCGAATATGA
- a CDS encoding STAS domain-containing protein — protein sequence MHYTVEYKDNIVILDMKNKSVESDVSAELKAKLLVLAQPDIEALIVNMSNVDAVDSSGLGALLLANRQLREHAIPVILVGVKGFVKSLMSMTKIDEVFEFYPTIDEALAALEQ from the coding sequence ATGCATTATACAGTTGAATATAAAGATAACATTGTCATTCTTGACATGAAAAACAAATCAGTCGAATCTGATGTTTCAGCCGAACTCAAAGCAAAGTTGCTTGTATTGGCACAACCGGACATCGAAGCTCTCATCGTGAATATGTCAAACGTAGATGCGGTGGACAGTTCCGGGCTTGGCGCCTTGTTACTTGCTAACAGACAACTTCGCGAGCATGCAATTCCTGTTATTCTGGTAGGGGTGAAGGGATTTGTAAAAAGTTTGATGTCAATGACCAAGATAGATGAAGTTTTTGAGTTCTATCCGACAATCGACGAGGCTTTAGCAGCACTCGAACAATAG
- a CDS encoding S8 family peptidase encodes MKTSLLLLFLMLFAVNSIYGIDGNYGYDQFGNKFVRGIIKVKLTDDASARAMMMQSAPNSLNGFFGVANLDNTLRSFGTYKTERSFDEIKPNYRLPNADVPLVQEYIQALERYYTIYIDEAIDHNRVITALLRDENIESAEPIWVYEAFDMPNDESYSQMFQFAQVQAEAAWAIHKGENGTREVLIGIHDTGLQWYHPDLLPNLKINEAEWTNKDEPILIEQGGRLIINPAAVDGKDSDGNGYIDDVLGFNFYTADGTAPNDPNGSAQNRHGTHVASIAAGATNNGIGVASISWNVKFVGTKHSHNSSGRSLYNVDQGLLYLGAIGVDVINMSWGGGGFSPALIDMFGYLNSLGITLVAASGNGNNDNHFLPASYPNVLSVASITSQDKKTYYSTYGHSVDVSAPGGDVTVDGGILAAVPVNSYAKFQGTSMASPMVAGLAGLLKSYYPKWTPNQIKRRIVGTSDPIDHLNPQFENKLGEGRINAYRALTDTDLNFRKPLRLYPLSSQIIDDNANNMIEPGEMFRIKVYMVNFNEFNGSEKVTFRLKSDDPDIHIPDNSYEIHKLVGDDLIILQNRMNAQAKPNAKPKIAKVYIEIETEDEMLNPDKIYFDIVVAGGVLVYEPNPASNFQSGAYIKQYLEANNYDAVYTNILPPSLSGFKAAFISYGHHSESPVYTPTSADFNAIYYFIASGGRLYVEASSHFSQKFFGSMGLGSYMGYMFGLQSASYSAGANPINQFKGIAGTFADGLTYFNTTQPLTTMTDKLFPNTSAGGFSLFENVGWGNTMVACNSPAGHRTVTSTYSIGHLVDASCPSTRDVAMAKILDFFGLVKPLKIDLIDLTTCKTIPVELGNNWGSDCQSGTYGNLTVTGGSGNYTYNWHPAYGLSNPNVLTPTVISPSYNTYYKLTVTDNMSGLQHSEFLQLTVTQPPLVYVPFMRTVKRNSIINLDDFVLDYDPNNTYFWSTDKGGALSQSESQNWLAKIGIHRFNVNCTDDTGCLSETKQMMVVVSLRKEAIDEQFIAGDNGYMVMASFPNPAPDFVNVVADFAEETNATVSVIDLSGNILSQELFHSVWNVDTQLKLNNLASGTYLIVVESDSDKATTKIIKK; translated from the coding sequence ATGAAAACTTCATTATTATTACTTTTTCTTATGCTCTTCGCAGTCAATTCCATTTACGGAATTGACGGTAATTACGGATATGACCAATTCGGGAACAAATTTGTACGCGGAATTATCAAAGTAAAGCTGACCGACGATGCATCAGCCAGAGCAATGATGATGCAATCGGCTCCGAATTCGTTGAACGGATTCTTTGGTGTAGCAAATTTGGACAATACTCTACGTTCATTCGGGACATATAAAACGGAACGCTCATTTGACGAAATCAAACCCAATTACAGATTGCCGAATGCAGATGTACCATTGGTGCAAGAATACATCCAAGCATTGGAGCGGTATTATACGATTTATATTGATGAAGCTATTGACCACAATCGTGTAATTACGGCTTTGCTTCGCGATGAAAACATCGAATCTGCTGAACCAATCTGGGTTTATGAGGCTTTCGATATGCCTAACGACGAATCATATAGCCAAATGTTCCAATTTGCACAAGTTCAAGCCGAAGCTGCCTGGGCAATTCACAAAGGGGAAAATGGCACTCGCGAAGTATTGATTGGCATTCACGATACGGGCCTTCAATGGTATCACCCCGATTTATTGCCCAATCTTAAGATTAACGAAGCCGAATGGACTAACAAAGACGAGCCTATTCTAATCGAACAAGGCGGAAGATTAATTATCAATCCTGCAGCGGTTGATGGCAAAGATTCGGACGGTAACGGCTATATAGACGATGTATTAGGATTCAACTTCTACACTGCTGACGGCACTGCACCCAACGACCCTAACGGTTCTGCTCAAAACAGACACGGCACTCACGTAGCAAGTATTGCAGCAGGCGCCACAAATAATGGCATCGGCGTGGCATCAATCAGTTGGAATGTGAAGTTTGTAGGTACTAAACACAGCCACAACAGCTCGGGACGTTCACTTTATAATGTTGACCAAGGTTTGCTCTATTTGGGAGCAATCGGAGTAGATGTAATTAATATGAGTTGGGGCGGTGGTGGATTTTCGCCTGCTTTGATTGATATGTTCGGTTATCTTAACTCTTTAGGTATAACACTCGTAGCCGCTTCAGGAAATGGCAACAATGACAATCATTTTCTTCCTGCTTCATATCCGAATGTGCTTTCAGTAGCGTCAATAACTTCGCAGGACAAGAAAACATATTATTCGACCTACGGTCATTCCGTTGATGTCTCAGCTCCGGGTGGCGATGTCACGGTTGATGGCGGAATTCTTGCGGCTGTTCCTGTTAATTCATATGCAAAATTTCAAGGTACTTCTATGGCATCGCCTATGGTTGCAGGGCTTGCCGGCTTGTTGAAGTCTTATTATCCAAAATGGACTCCTAATCAGATAAAAAGAAGGATTGTAGGGACTTCTGACCCGATTGACCATTTGAATCCTCAGTTTGAAAACAAATTAGGCGAAGGCAGAATCAATGCCTATCGTGCTCTAACTGATACTGATTTGAATTTCCGTAAGCCATTACGACTGTATCCGCTTAGTTCGCAAATTATTGACGATAACGCCAATAATATGATTGAGCCGGGCGAAATGTTCAGAATCAAGGTTTATATGGTTAATTTCAACGAATTCAATGGTTCGGAAAAAGTGACTTTTAGATTGAAAAGCGATGACCCTGACATACATATTCCTGATAATTCTTATGAAATACACAAACTTGTAGGAGATGATTTAATCATTTTGCAAAATAGAATGAATGCACAAGCGAAACCGAATGCAAAACCCAAAATCGCCAAAGTTTATATTGAAATTGAAACTGAAGATGAAATGCTCAATCCCGACAAGATATATTTCGATATTGTTGTCGCCGGTGGAGTGCTCGTCTATGAACCGAACCCTGCTTCAAATTTCCAAAGTGGAGCTTATATTAAACAATATCTCGAAGCAAATAATTACGATGCTGTTTACACGAATATATTACCTCCATCTTTAAGCGGGTTTAAAGCTGCTTTCATAAGCTATGGTCACCATTCTGAATCGCCTGTATATACCCCGACATCAGCCGACTTTAATGCTATTTATTATTTTATTGCCTCAGGCGGACGTCTTTACGTAGAAGCATCATCACACTTTTCACAAAAGTTCTTCGGCTCAATGGGTTTAGGCTCATACATGGGCTATATGTTCGGACTACAGTCAGCGTCATATTCAGCCGGAGCGAACCCCATCAATCAGTTTAAAGGCATTGCGGGCACTTTTGCAGACGGTTTGACCTATTTCAATACAACGCAACCGCTTACCACAATGACAGATAAATTATTCCCTAACACTTCGGCGGGTGGTTTTTCCTTATTCGAAAATGTCGGGTGGGGAAATACTATGGTAGCATGTAATAGTCCGGCAGGACACCGAACAGTTACATCTACATATTCAATAGGGCACTTAGTTGATGCATCATGTCCATCCACTCGAGACGTTGCGATGGCTAAAATTCTCGACTTTTTCGGTTTAGTTAAACCATTGAAAATTGATTTGATTGATTTGACCACTTGTAAAACTATTCCTGTAGAATTAGGTAATAATTGGGGAAGCGATTGCCAAAGTGGTACTTACGGCAATCTCACCGTTACCGGTGGCTCGGGCAATTACACTTACAATTGGCATCCGGCATACGGGCTATCCAACCCGAATGTTTTAACGCCCACTGTAATAAGCCCATCATATAATACATACTATAAACTGACTGTTACAGATAATATGTCCGGATTACAGCATAGCGAGTTTTTGCAACTGACAGTTACTCAGCCACCTTTAGTTTATGTGCCATTCATGAGAACTGTAAAACGCAACAGTATAATCAATTTAGATGATTTTGTGTTGGATTACGACCCGAATAACACTTACTTTTGGTCCACAGACAAAGGCGGTGCATTAAGTCAATCGGAATCTCAAAATTGGTTAGCAAAAATCGGTATCCACAGATTTAATGTAAATTGTACCGATGATACCGGATGCTTGAGTGAAACAAAACAAATGATGGTAGTCGTTTCACTTCGCAAAGAGGCTATTGACGAACAATTCATTGCCGGAGACAATGGCTATATGGTTATGGCTTCATTCCCAAATCCCGCACCAGATTTTGTGAACGTTGTTGCAGATTTTGCTGAAGAAACAAATGCTACTGTTTCGGTTATTGACCTTAGCGGCAATATTCTTAGCCAAGAATTGTTCCACTCGGTTTGGAACGTAGATACTCAGCTTAAGCTCAACAACTTAGCCTCAGGTACGTATCTGATAGTGGTCGAAAGCGATTCGGACAAAGCTACGACTAAAATTATAAAGAAATAA
- a CDS encoding haloacid dehalogenase-like hydrolase: MIESKQLYIDKILEKLPYEIASTIVSLIKDTTFDEANPPLAVFDMDWTLLDGDICESLYLHFLSQGKDLPLSWKKYNEMLRAGDHLNAYSEIIIAMAGITLDSIYSTCDYLLNHPDYDIEYNIEGETFKFKAPKVNQNMYALATVLKLAGFKVAVVSASAHYSVRYIANNYLGINPDNAFGIKSHLIVDDNYIEYLDSQLIPPITWNHGKVELLKAMYPNSKIVLTCGDSFGDIPMMKMTDSLGLVIIKKGPESNWQMIHDELTDSIRKIVV; this comes from the coding sequence ATGATTGAATCAAAACAACTTTATATAGATAAAATTCTTGAAAAATTGCCTTATGAAATTGCATCAACAATTGTTTCCTTAATCAAGGACACCACATTTGATGAAGCAAATCCGCCACTTGCAGTATTTGATATGGATTGGACATTGCTCGATGGCGATATTTGCGAATCGCTTTATCTGCATTTTTTAAGCCAAGGAAAGGATTTGCCTTTATCTTGGAAAAAATATAATGAGATGCTGCGAGCAGGCGACCATCTGAACGCTTATTCGGAAATCATCATAGCGATGGCAGGTATAACACTTGACAGCATTTATAGTACTTGCGATTATCTGCTCAATCATCCTGACTATGATATTGAATATAATATCGAAGGCGAAACATTCAAATTCAAGGCTCCCAAAGTCAATCAAAATATGTATGCATTGGCGACCGTACTCAAATTAGCAGGATTCAAGGTAGCAGTCGTGTCGGCATCAGCACATTATTCGGTTCGGTACATAGCGAATAATTATCTGGGAATCAATCCCGACAACGCTTTCGGAATAAAGAGCCATTTGATTGTGGACGATAATTATATCGAGTATCTCGACTCGCAGCTAATACCACCGATTACTTGGAATCATGGCAAAGTAGAATTATTAAAAGCGATGTATCCGAATTCAAAAATTGTGCTTACTTGCGGTGATTCTTTCGGCGATATACCGATGATGAAAATGACAGACTCTTTGGGCTTGGTAATAATCAAAAAAGGTCCCGAATCAAATTGGCAAATGATTCACGACGAATTGACCGATTCTATACGTAAAATTGTGGTTTAG